The genomic interval CGCGGCGGCGTTCAGCGCGAGGGTGAGGTCGCGCTCGTTGTACGGGTCGCCCCGGTGCCGGTACAGGCTCACTAGGCCGAGCACGGAGCCGTGCAGCTTCAGCGGCGCCACGATCATCGAGTGCGCCCCGGTCGCCTCGATCATCCGGCGCGTCGCCGGGTCGGCGTCCAGCCAGGGCGTGTCCGGGGCCAGCTGGACCAGCCGGGGCCGCAGATCCGCGACGGCGAGGGCGAACGGGGTCGCCTCCGGCAGCCGGCGCAGCTCACCGACCAGGTTGTCCGGCGCCGCCACCGTGCCCCGTACCGCCGCACGCCGCAGCGGGACGTCCCGGTCCAGGGGCTCAGCGGCGGGTCGGCCCCGCGCAGCACCTCGTCCACCACCTCAACCACGGCCAGGTCGGCGAACGCGGGCACCAGCGCCGACACCAGCCCCTCGCAGGTCGCCGCCACATCGAGGGAGTGGCCCGCCCCCCGGCGCACGGCGGCCAGCACATCGGCCCGGACGTGCGCCTTGTCCCGCTCGTCGACGTCGACCACGGCCGCCAGCAGGCCGAGCGGGCGGCCGTCCGCGGCGTCCAGCCGGTGCAGGGTGACGTTCAGGTGGCGAGAGGGGCCGGGGGCCCGGGCGACGCGCCCGCGCACCGCGTGGTTGACCACCGGTGCGCCCGTCTTCAGGACCTGGCGCAGCAGGTGTTCCGCCTCCTCCGGGTCGTCCAGCCGGTAGGCGTCGGTGAAGTGGAGGCCGAGGAGCTGATCCGGGTCCGCCACCTCGGTCAGGGCGTTGACGCGGACCACCCGGAGATCCAGGTCCAGGACGTGCAGGCCGACCGCGGACTGGCTGAACAGCGTGTCGAGCAGCGCCCCCGCCATGTCGTCTCCCGGGGCCGCACCGGGGGCCGTGGTACCGGTGTCCGACACGTCGCACCCCCAACGGGCTCCGCCGCCCTGGCGATCGGCAGCTCTCCGGACAGCCTGCGTGCCCCCGCGCCCCGCCCGCCACCGCGCGGCGCCGAACGGGTGAGGCCGCACGGGCTCGCGGGAGGCGGCAACCTTTCCGCGCCCGGCGGCCACTGAGAAGTACCCCACCCCCCACTCCGGAAGGCACGTACCGTGGCTCTCGCGCACCCTCGCACCTCCCGCAGACGCCGTACCACCCGGACCCTGCTCGGCGCCGTCACCGCCGGCATCCTCGCCGCCGCCGGACTGGTCGTCACCGGCCACACGTCGCACGCCGCGACCGCACGCCAGGTGGAGGCGCTGGACCGGGGCGTCGTCAGCGTGCACACCGGCTCCGGCAACCTCATCAGCTGGCGCTGGCTCGCCACCGACCCCGACTCCGTCGCCTTCAACGTCTACCGCGCGGGTACGAAGGTCAACGCCTCGCCCGTCACCGGCTCGACCAACTACTTCCACACCGGCGCGCCCAACTCGGCCGACTACACCGTGCGCGCGGTGGTCGACGGCGTCGAGCAGGGCGACTCCGCGCACGCGGTCCAGTTCCGCGCCGGATACAAGGACGTGCCCATCTCCCCGCCCCCGGGCGGCACGACCCCCGACGGCGTCGCCTACACCTACGAGGCCAACGACGCCTCCGTCGGCGACCTCGACGGCGACGGCGCACTCGACTTCGTACTGAAGTGGCAGCCCACCAACGCCAAGGACAACTCCCAGTCCGGCTACACCGGCAACACGATCCTGGACGGCATCAGGCTCGACGGCACCCGGCTGTGGCGGATCGACCTGGGCCGCAACATCCGCTCCGGGGCGCACTACACGCAGTTCCAGGTGTACGACTACGACGGCGACGGCCGGGCCGAGGTGGCGGTGAAGACCGCCGACGGCAGCGTCGACGGCCGGGGCACCGTGATCGGCAGCGCGTCGGCCGACCACCGCAACTCCTCCGGCTACGTCCTGTCGGGACCCGAATACCTCACCATGTTCAACGGCTCGACGGGCGCCGCCATGGGCACCGTCGACTACGTCCCCGCACGCGGCACCGTCTCCTCGTGGGGCGACGGCTACGGCAACCGCGTCGACCGCTTCCTCGCCGGCACCGCCTACCTGGACGGCGGCAGGCCCTCACTGATCATGGCGCGCGGCTACTACACCCGTACGGTGATCGCCGCCTGGGACTGGCGCGGCGGGGCCTTCACCCGGCGCTGGACCTTCGACACCAACAGCTCCACCAACTCCGGCCGGGGCTACGACGGCCAGGGCAACCACCAGCTGTCGGTGGCCGACGTGGACGGCGACGGCAGGGACGAGATCGTCTACGGCGCCATGGCCGTGGACGACGACGGCCGGGCCCTGTGGACCACGAGGAACGGCCACGGCGACGCCATGCACGTCGGCGACCTGGACCCGTCGCGCCCGGGCCTGGAGGAGTTCAAGGTGGACGAGGACGGCTCGAAGCCCTCGTCCTGGATGGCCGACGCGAGGACGGGGCAGATCATCTGGTCGACGCCCGCCGGGGGCGACAACGGACGCGGGGTCAGCGACGACATCTGGGCCGGCAGCCCCGGCGCCGAGTCCTGGTCGTCCGCCGCCTCCGGGATACGCGACCCGCACGGCACGGTGGTCGCGAGCCGCAAGCCTTCCAGCACCAATTTCCTGGCCTGGTGGGACGGTGACACCACCCGGGAACTGCTGGACGGCACCCACATCGACAAGTACGGCACCTCCGGCGACACCCGCCTGCTGACCGGCGCCTCGGTCCATTCCGGCAACGGCACCAAGGCCACCCCGGTCATCTCCGGCGACCTGTTCGGCGACTGGCGCGAGGAGGTGGTCTGGGCGACCACGAACAACACCGCGCTGCGGATCTACTCCACGCCGTACGAGACCCCCACCAGGATTACCACCCTGCTCCACGACACCACCTACCGCACCGCTCTGGCCTGGCAGAACACCGCGTACAACCAGCCGCCGCACCCCGGTTTCTTCCTCGGCAACGGCATGGCGGCCGCCCCGAGGCCCACGGTGTGGACCCCCTGAGCCGACGCCCGCCCTCCCGGTACCGCTGCCGGGAGGGCGGGCGCCCTGCCGGGGTCAGGACTCCAGCGCCGCCGAGACCACGGTCTTGGCCTCCTCCTGCACCTGGGCCAGGTGCTCGGCACCCCGGAAGGACTCCGCGTACACCTTGTAGACGTCCTCGGTGCCCGAGGGGCGGGCCGCGAACCAGGCGTTCTCCGTGGTCACCTTGATCCCGCCGATCGCGGCTCCGTTGCCCGGTGCCGTGGTCAGCACGGCGGTCACCGGCTCACCCGCGAGCGTGTCCGCACCGACCTGCTCGGGGAGAGGCGCGCGAGGACCGCCTTCTGCTCCCGGTCCGCCGGGGCGTCGATCCGCGCGTACGCGGGCTCACCGAAGCGGGCGGTCAGCGCGGCGTAGTGCTGGGACGGGGACTCGCCGGTGACCGCCTGGATCTCGGAGGCCAGCAGGGCGAGCAGGATGCCGTCCTTGTCGGTCGTCCACACCGAGCCGTCCCGGCGCAGGAACGACGCCCCGGCCGACTCCTCGCCGCCGAAGCCCAGCGAGCCGTCGGACAGCCCGTCCACGAACCACTTGAAGCCGACCGGCACCTCGACCAGCTCCCGGCCGAGGTCGGCGGCGACCCGGTCGATCATGCCGGACGACACCAGGGTCTTGCCGACGCCCGCCCCGGACGGCCAGTTCTCCCGGTGCGCGTACAGGTAGTCGATGGCCACGGCCAGATAGTGGTTCGGGTTCATCAGCCCGCCGTCCGGGGTGACGATGCCGTGCCGGTCGGCGTCGGCGTCGTTGCCGGTGGCGATCTGGTAGCGGTCGCGCTGAGCGATCAGCGACGCCATCGCGTGCGGCGACGAGCAGTCCATCCGGATCTTCCCGTCCCAGTCCAGCGTCATGAACCGCCAGGTGGGATCGGTCAGCGGGTTGACCACGGTCAGGTCCAGCCGGTGCTGCTCGGCGATCCGCCCCCAGTACGCGACCGAAGCGCCGCCCAGCGGGTCGGCGCCGATCCGCACCCCGGCCCCGCGCACCGCGTCCAGGTCCAGGACGGACGGCAGATCCGCCACATAGGTGCCGAGGAAGTCGTACCTGCCGGTCGTGGAGGCGCCGAGCGCCCGGGTGTACGGCATCCGGCGGACGTCCTTGAGCCCGCCCGTGATGATCTCGTTGGCCCGGTCCTGGATCCAGCCGGTCGCGTCCGACCCGGCCGGACCGCCGCTCGGCGGGTTGTACTTGAACCCGCCGTCGCCCGGCGGGTTGTGCGACGGGGTGACCACGACCCCGTCCGCGAGGCCGGTGGTGCGGCCGCGGTTGTACGTGAGGATGGCGTGCGAGACCGCGGGCGTCGGGGTGTACCCGTCCTCGGAGTCGATGAGGACCCGCACGTCGTTGGCGGCGAACACCTCCAGGGCGGTGACCCTCGCCGGCTCCGACAGGGCGTGGGTGTCCGCCCCCAGGAACAGCGGCCCGTCGGTGCCCTGCCGCGCCCGGTACTCGCTGATGGCCTGGCTCGTCGCCGCGATGTGGTCTTCGTTGAACGCGGTGGCCGTGGACGAACCGCGGTGCCCGGAGGTGCCGAACGCCACCCGCTGGCCGGGCTCGGCCGGATCGGGGTGCAGCGCGTAGTACGCCGTCACCAGCCGTGCCACATCGGTCAGGTCCTCGGGGCGCGCCTGCTGTCCGGCTCGTGCGTGCGGCATCTGCCACTCCTCCGTATCGGTCGGTCGGTGCGATGTGCCCGTGCGGCTATTTTCGCCGGTCATGGTCCTCGGCGGGCGGTCGCCCCGCCGCCCGCACGGCCACCGCCGCCGCGTACCCGGCGGGGACCGAGACATCGGTGACGGCCCAGCCCGGCGGGCCGAGCGGGTGCGGGCCGGTGCCGACGTGCTCGCGGTGCAGGCCGCCCGCCAGGCCGGTGCCCTCGCCCTTGAGGTACGCCTCCTTGCGCGTCCACACCCGGGCGAAGGCGGCGGGCCGCTCCTCCTGCGGCAGCGCGTCCAGCTCGTCCGCCTCGGCCGGGTGCAGCTGCGCGGCGATCTCCCGCACCACCCGCGCCCCGGGGACGCGCTCCACGTCCACCCCGACCGGGACGCCCGCGAAGGCCAGCAGCGCGACGCCCCGGGTGTGGGAGAGCGAGAAGTGCGTGCCGCCGCCGGTCGCGGGGCGGCCGTGCGGGCCGTCGCAGGAGGGGCAGCGCTCCCGCGTCAGCCGTACGGCCTCCGGGGCGACGCCCTGGAGGGCGCCGAGCAGCAGACGCAGGGCCAGGTGGGCGGAGGTGTAGCAGGCCCGGTCCGCGGGGAAGGCCAGCCGCTCCATCCGGGCCAGCTCCGAGGCGTCGAGGATGCCGGGCGCCAGCACCCGGGCGGCCTCGGCCGCGCTTTCCGTGTCGACCAGCCACAGGGACGGGGCGCCGGAGGCCCAGGAGGGCGCGGGCCCCTGGTAGCCGTCCTCGGTCAGCGTGAACTCGTGGGGCTGGTACACCGTTACGTCGTTTCCTCGGCGGGGGCGGGCACCTCGGGCGGGCACCGGTGGGGCAGGGGCGCTCTTATCCTATGGAGATCCGGAACGTGCCCGACGTATGTTCGATCACCGTGTGCCCCCGCGCTCCTGGCGGCGGCCCCTCGGACAGGAGAGAACCCATGCCGTCGGACAGCCGGCCCGCAGTGCTCCGGGAGGCCCGGGCGGACGACGCCGGGCCCCTCACCCGGCTCTTCCTCGCCTCCCGCGCCGCCGCCATGCCGTATCTGGCGCGGGTGCACAGCGACGAGGCCACCCTCGCCTGGCTGACCCATGTGGTGCTGCCCGGCACCGATGTGCGGGTGGCGGAGACCCGCGAGGGCGGGGAGCCGCGGATCGCCGGCTTCCTCTCGCTGGACGGCTCCGAGCTGGAACACCTCTACATCGACCCCGGGCTGCGCCGCCGGGGCATCGGCTCGCTTCTGCTGGCGGCGGCCAAGGAGGCCAGCCCCGGAGGACTCACCCTCTACACCTTCCAGCGCAACACCGGGGCCCGGTCCTTCTACGAGCGCCACGGGTTCACCGCGGTCGCGTACGACGACGGCAGCCGCAACGAGGAGAAGGAGCCGGACGTCCGGTACCGGTGGGCGCCCGGCGAGTGAACCACTCCGGCTTACGGGCCTGTCCGGCGAGGATCAGTGCCGCGGCCTGCCGCCGTCCCCCGCCAGGCGCGTCAGCCACTCGTGCAGCAGGCGCTGCTCGGCTTCGCTCAGGACGCCGGTGGCGTCGGGGAGGGCGGCGCGCAGCGCGCGGGCCGCCGGGGCGGGGCCCGACTCCGTGGCGGGGACCACCGGCTCGGCGCGGGTGACCGCGGCGATCATCGACTCGCGCAGGACGGTCAGCAGCGCCGGATCGCGGTGTTCCACGGGGGTGGCGTGCCAGGTGGTGACCCCGCCCTGGCCGGTGGCCCGGATGATCTGGGCGGCCAGCTCCTCGTCGACCCGCAGCCACCCCGAGGCCGCCAGCCGGCGCACCCGGCCGCGCAGGATCTCCAGGCCCGCGCGGTGCGCCGCGTCCGACGCCGAGCCGGTGGCCCGGTTCATCACGGCGAAGAGCTCCGGGCGCGAGATCCCGAACTCCACCACCACGTCCCAGGCGCGGCGCAGCTCCTCCACCGGATCCTCCGGCGCGGGGTCGAGCCGAGCGCGCTTGCCCTCCAGGAACTGCGCGTAGCCGTGCTCGGCGACCGCTTCGAGCAGCCCGTCCTTGTCGCCGAAGTGGCGGTAGATGGCCGGTGGCTGCATCCCGGCCGCGGCGGCGACCGCGCGGGTGCTGACCGCGCCGGGGCCGCCGCTCTCCAGCAGCTCGACGGCCGCCTCGATGATGCGCCGACGAGGGTCGGCGGGTGTCTCGCGGATAGGCATGTATCGATGATATCGAGCGTTTGCTTCCACTGTGAGTTCCAGTGTTATCGTGAAAATGATTCCACTGGAAATGCCGCTGGAAGTACCACTGGAAACACTGCTGGGAGAACTCTGTGATCATCGTTACCGGAGCCACCGGAAAGCTCGGCCGCCGCACCGTCGAGCGCCTGCTGGAGCGCGTCCCCGCCGACCGTGTGGGCGTCAGTGTCCGCGATCCCCGCAAGGCCGGGGACCTCGCCGCCCGCGGTGTCCGCGTCCGGCAGGGCAGCTTCGACGACCCCGCCTCGCTCGTCCACGCGTTCGAGGGTGCCGAACAGGTGCTGATCGTCTCCCTGGACCGTACGGGCGAGGGGTGTGTCAACGGCCACCGCGCCGCGATCGACGCCGCCGTGAAGGCCGGTGCCGGCCGCATCCTCTACACGAGCCAGATGGGCGCCGCCCACGACTCCCGCTTCGAGGCGTGCCGCGACCACGCCCGGACCGAGGACCTGCTGCGCGCCACCGGCCTGCCCTGGACCTCGCTGCGCAACGGCTTCTACGC from Streptomyces drozdowiczii carries:
- a CDS encoding rhamnogalacturonan lyase, giving the protein MALAHPRTSRRRRTTRTLLGAVTAGILAAAGLVVTGHTSHAATARQVEALDRGVVSVHTGSGNLISWRWLATDPDSVAFNVYRAGTKVNASPVTGSTNYFHTGAPNSADYTVRAVVDGVEQGDSAHAVQFRAGYKDVPISPPPGGTTPDGVAYTYEANDASVGDLDGDGALDFVLKWQPTNAKDNSQSGYTGNTILDGIRLDGTRLWRIDLGRNIRSGAHYTQFQVYDYDGDGRAEVAVKTADGSVDGRGTVIGSASADHRNSSGYVLSGPEYLTMFNGSTGAAMGTVDYVPARGTVSSWGDGYGNRVDRFLAGTAYLDGGRPSLIMARGYYTRTVIAAWDWRGGAFTRRWTFDTNSSTNSGRGYDGQGNHQLSVADVDGDGRDEIVYGAMAVDDDGRALWTTRNGHGDAMHVGDLDPSRPGLEEFKVDEDGSKPSSWMADARTGQIIWSTPAGGDNGRGVSDDIWAGSPGAESWSSAASGIRDPHGTVVASRKPSSTNFLAWWDGDTTRELLDGTHIDKYGTSGDTRLLTGASVHSGNGTKATPVISGDLFGDWREEVVWATTNNTALRIYSTPYETPTRITTLLHDTTYRTALAWQNTAYNQPPHPGFFLGNGMAAAPRPTVWTP
- a CDS encoding 4'-phosphopantetheinyl transferase family protein, translating into MYQPHEFTLTEDGYQGPAPSWASGAPSLWLVDTESAAEAARVLAPGILDASELARMERLAFPADRACYTSAHLALRLLLGALQGVAPEAVRLTRERCPSCDGPHGRPATGGGTHFSLSHTRGVALLAFAGVPVGVDVERVPGARVVREIAAQLHPAEADELDALPQEERPAAFARVWTRKEAYLKGEGTGLAGGLHREHVGTGPHPLGPPGWAVTDVSVPAGYAAAVAVRAAGRPPAEDHDRRK
- a CDS encoding GNAT family N-acetyltransferase; amino-acid sequence: MPSDSRPAVLREARADDAGPLTRLFLASRAAAMPYLARVHSDEATLAWLTHVVLPGTDVRVAETREGGEPRIAGFLSLDGSELEHLYIDPGLRRRGIGSLLLAAAKEASPGGLTLYTFQRNTGARSFYERHGFTAVAYDDGSRNEEKEPDVRYRWAPGE
- a CDS encoding TetR/AcrR family transcriptional regulator; its protein translation is MPIRETPADPRRRIIEAAVELLESGGPGAVSTRAVAAAAGMQPPAIYRHFGDKDGLLEAVAEHGYAQFLEGKRARLDPAPEDPVEELRRAWDVVVEFGISRPELFAVMNRATGSASDAAHRAGLEILRGRVRRLAASGWLRVDEELAAQIIRATGQGGVTTWHATPVEHRDPALLTVLRESMIAAVTRAEPVVPATESGPAPAARALRAALPDATGVLSEAEQRLLHEWLTRLAGDGGRPRH